In Humulus lupulus chromosome 7, drHumLupu1.1, whole genome shotgun sequence, the following are encoded in one genomic region:
- the LOC133791074 gene encoding probable protein phosphatase 2C 23, with the protein MGNGFGKFSVCFTGGGESRRKHELSFMVSDPLDEGLGHSFCYVRPDPTRLSSSKVHSEETTTFKTISGASVSANTSTPLSTSLIDLYSYNSIDRAAAFESSTSFASIPLQPIPRGLMSSGPISGNFGGFPGSGPLERGFMSGPIERGFMSGPLDRGIFSGPMEKVGSDQFQRSFSQGGFAFRPRSGKGKLIRVLRRAISKTIYRGQNSIVAPIKGVMSVKDPDWILGPEKHNENLTVSSINLSSEGSLDDDDSFESQNLQWAQGKAGEDRVHVVVSEEHGWVFVGIYDGFNGPDAPDYLLSNLYSAVHKELKGLLWDEDKFEPSSAATATEEEDPFHTVDGNLARNHVVASVDDACSHCVEQENNYNSSNNRPCASGDGSFDSNWSCNKRKKGSSNQNSKSKYRSASKKWEDNQRRWRCEWDRERLELDRRLKEQLNRSDSDGSSAINHSDVLKALSQALRKTEEAYLDVADKMLVENPELALMGSCVLVMLMKGENVYVMNVGDSRAVLAQKSEPDYWLGKIRQDLERINEETLHDLESSDGDRPCSIPTLTAVQLSKDHSTSADEEVQRIKDEHPDDSCAVLNDRVKGSLKVTRAFGAGFLKQPKWNNALLEMFRIDYVGNSPYITCFPFLYHHRLGPKDRFLILSSDGLYQYFTNEEAVSEVELFITLQPEGDPAQHLVEEVLFRAAKKAGMDFHELLEIPQGDRRRYHDDVSIIVISLEGRIWRSCV; encoded by the exons ATGGGCAACGGTTTTGGGAAGTTTAGCGTTTGCTTCACCGGCGGTGGAGAAAGTCGTCGGAAACATGAATTATCGTTTATGGTTTCGGACCCGCTAGATGAAGGTCTGGGTCACTCTTTTTGCTACGTACGACCCGATCCGACTCGGCTATCTTCGTCTAAGGTTCACTCGGAGGAAACGACGACGTTTAAGACAATCTCCGGTGCTTCAGTCAGTGCCAACACCTCTACTCCTCTTTCCACTTCTCTCATCGATCTTTATTCTTACAACAGTATCGATCGAGCTGCGGCTTTTGAGAGCTCCACCTCGTTCGCTTCGATTCCTCTGCAACCGATTCCGAGGGGGTTGATGAGCTCGGGTCCAATTTCTGGTAACTTTGGGGGATTTCCGGGTTCGGGGCCGCTCGAACGGGGATTCATGTCTGGCCCGATTGAGCGTGGATTCATGTCGGGCCCGCTCGACCGTGGGATTTTCTCCGGGCCAATGGAAAAGGTTGGTTCTGATCAGTTTCAGAGAAGCTTTTCCCAAGGGGGTTTTGCTTTTAGACCCAGATCAGGGAAAGGGAAGCTGATTCGGGTCCTCCGTCGAGCAATTTCAAAGACGATTTATCGTGGTCAGAATTCGATCGTGGCTCCGATCAAAGGGGTCATGTCAGTAAAAGATCCGGATTGGATTCTCGGCCCGGAGAAGCACAATGAGAATCTGACGGTAAGCAGCATCAATTTGAGCAGCGAAGGTAGTTTGGACGACGATGATTCATTCGAGTCTCAGAATCTTCAATGGGCACAGGGGAAAGCAGGGGAAGATCGAGTACACGTCGTCGTTTCGGAGGAACACGGCTGGGTTTTTGTTGGGATTTATGATGGGTTCAACGGCCCTGATGCTCCTGATTACCTTCTATCGAATTTGTACTCGGCTGTACACAAAGAACTAAAGGGTCTGTTGTGGGATGAGGACAAGTTTGAGCCTTCATCGGCAGCGACGGCCACCGAAGAGGAGGATCCGTTTCATACCGTTGATGGAAATTTGGCAAGGAATCATGTGGTTGCGAGCGTCGATGATGCTTGTTCTCACTGTGTTGAGCAAGAGAATAATTATAACAGTAGTAATAATCGTCCCTGCGCAAGTGGGGATGGGAGTTTCGATTCGAATTGGAGTTGTAATAAGCGCAAAAAGGGTAGTAGTAATCAAAACTCTAAGAGCAAGTATCGCAGTGCGTCGAAGAAATGGGAGGATAATCAGAGAAGATGGAGGTGTGAATGGGACAGAGAAAGATTAGAGCTTGATCGGAGATTAAAGGAACAATTGAATCGATCTGATTCGGATGGTTCGAGTGCGATTAATCACTCGGATGTGTTGAAAGCTCTTTCTCAAGCTCTGAGAAAGACGGAGGAAGCTTATTTGGATGTTGCTGATAAGATGCTTGTGGAAAATCCTGAGTTAGCTTTAATGGGTTCTTGTGTTCTTGTTATGCTGATGAAAGGAGAGAATGTTTATGTGATGAATGTGGGTGATAGTCGAGCTGTATTGGCTCAGAAGTCTGAGCCTGATTATTGGCTTGGAAAGATTCGACAAGACTTGGAAAGGATTAATGAGGAAACGTTACATGATCTTGAATCATCAGACGGTGATAGACCCTGTTCGATTCCTACTTTGACTGCTGTTCAGCTCTCCAAGGATCACTCCACCAGTGCGGATGAG GAAGTTCAAAGAATAAAAGATGAACATCCAGATGATTCCTGCGCTGTACTGAACGACCGTGTCAAAGGTTCATTAAAGGTTACTCGAGCTTTTGGTGCTGGTTTCCTCAAACAG CCAAAGTGGAACAATGCACTGTTAGAGATGTTCAGAATCGATTACGTTGGGAATTCACCATACATCACTTGTTTCCCATTTCTCTACCACCACAGATTAGGCCCAAAAGACAGGTTTTTGATATTATCCTCTGATGGGTTATATCAGTACTTCACAAATGAAGAAGCTGTTTCAGAAGTTGAGCTTTTCATCACATTACAACCTGAAGGAGATCCAGCACAACATTTGGTTGAAGAAGTGTTGTTCCGTGCTGCAAAGAAAGCAG GTATGGATTTTCATGAGTTGCTCGAAATACCACAAGGGGACCGAAGGCGGTACCATGATGATGTTTCGATTATTGTTATCTCTTTAGAAGGAAGGATATGGAGATCATGTGTATAA